A region of the bacterium genome:
TCCGCTATGTCTACACCGGCAACGTCCACGACGAGAGCGGCGGGTCGACGTATTGCCACGACTGTGGGACCCGGCTCATTGGTAGGGATTGGTACGTCATGACCGCGTGGAACCTCGACGACGCCGGCCGCTGCTCGAGCTGCAAGACGCCGGTCGCCGGTCGCTTCGAGGCCGAGCCCGGCGATTGGGGCGCAAAGCGTCAACCGGTCCGGCTGCGCGACTGGGCGGCCTGAAGGCGGCTGTTCTTCTCGCGTTCACGCTTGCGCGTCGGCGCCACTCGGCGGAGTTACGTCCAGGGGACGGCCCCGGAAGGGCAGCCGGTCTCGCCCTTGCCGTCGCTTGAGCCTTTCGGCTCATGCGATCCGTCGGGCTCTTAGAGGGGTCGTCTCGGGCGATTTGCGCGTCTCCTCGCTGCCGGTTGCGAAAAGGAGCCGTGTTGCCGAGTGCTCCGCTGCGGTGCAGGCAAATCGCTGCCCCTCGTCTCCCCCTCCACT
Encoded here:
- a CDS encoding AmmeMemoRadiSam system radical SAM enzyme translates to LGPEVPLHFSAFHPDFKMMDKPPTPPSTLKRARGIALTNGLRYVYTGNVHDESGGSTYCHDCGTRLIGRDWYVMTAWNLDDAGRCSSCKTPVAGRFEAEPGDWGAKRQPVRLRDWAA